ATTACTGATTGAAATGTGCGCTGGAGCACGTGCTATGTACAACTTGTTGCCTGCAAGAGGCCAAATGTAAGTACTGCGTAAgtagtgcgtgtgtgtgtagttgtgaatttataatacccGCTATATATGGTCAGGCAGAGAAGGGTATTACAATTTAGGGTCAAACTATAATTTATGTAATAGGCATAAAaaaagcaatttgttttaaaatggATTATTAATCAAAtccgtctttctgtctgtccgtgcTTATAAACGCTTAAATCTCAAAAACTATAAAAGCTATCGACACCAAATTTGCTGACAATATTTCTATAGAAAGTTAAAATCTACAGAGTTAAAAATCACATGGAAAGCAATGTACATTAATGTATTATTCGACTATTcgcttgtctgtctgtccgtctgtctgaaCACCTCTATTCTAAGAGCCATAAGAGCTAGAGCTACAAAATTTGGCAaggatattttttttgtgttaggacacattttataaaacttaCTGCTACttcttctttaatttatagaatttgggtatttacaattattatttttaaagttttcattattattatttatgaattttattacaattgtaGAGCctacattttaatatgtttaataaaaactgCGCACCGAATAGTCTCTAAGAATCTGATTACAATTGTCAATGGACAGACAggtgtctcacagtcgagcacacacaAGTGtaagctttatttattttttattttttcgactgctttatgtatgtaattttGTAGCTCGAAGCATGCATAATCAAGAGCTGAGCGGAGACACGCCACGGCTTGCACTTGGCCTTGTCGAGTGCCGCTTCGTGGTCACCTTGAACCTCAATGTGCCGAATGTTGTGCTGTgggggcagcaacaacaccgcaacagcaacagcagcagcttcaacaaaaaacaaaaagaaaaaaaactgaaaccgaaacaaaaaacaaaattgaaactgaaactgatcCGCAgttttgcgttgcgttgagTTGGCAGTATGTGCTTTTGACTGGGTTTTGAACTtgcaacaaacaataacaatttacaATAACAGAATAACAGAACGTAGAAGTTGAGAgccaaaaaaacgaaacaaaacgaagaaCAAAAAGTTTAGCGGTCGCAGacctacaaaaacaaaacgtgaCTTAAGGCTAAACATCAGCTAtataactttaactttatgcGTCTGCGACGGCGACTTTTAATATTGAAGCAACGaatgtgtttgtatgtataatatttttagaactagttttgtttttttttcgtatgcaCAATGATACACATCTGCCTTTGGGGTCTGAAGAACCCAAGGCCGCAAgcttctaaaaaaaaaacaacatacctataataaaaaaaaaacagtatacAAATCCATTTGTTTGCTTCACCATTGAGATAGACACTCACATACAactatgcgtatacgtaatgtatTCTAAGGTTGCGCTTTATCAAGCATACGCTGCGTTGTACGCttatcagtcagtcagtcattcagtgaGCGAGTCTTGTCCAAAACACTAAACCAAAATACGCATATCACAGAGCACACATCAGAGTTCCAGctgttttagttattttctgtatattcGGTTTTATCGAATTTCAGTTCTGTGGGGAGCGGGGCGACAACTGACAGTTTTATGACCAAATATTTAACTAATCGTCTATCAAGATCGACAACAAGTGCTTAGCATAGAAGAGCTGAAGAAGTAGAGTCACAGAATTTCCAGAAATATGCAAAGAACTGGTTCAGTTcaatgcatataaataaacaaattaaaataaaactagcATTAAAGCCCAACTCCCGATTGAATGCTAAATTTATAGTggttgactgtgagatactgcGTAACTATAATTTTGTTACATGCAGAAATACTTGGAAACTTTCTTTAAGgtttagtttttaatgataAATGCAGTAATTGCATCAAATTTAGTTAGTtctattttgtaattttaatatttagttgcACTATTGGATTTTTTATGTAAGAATATAAGATTAgaatacacatttatatacatatttttgaagtTACTGCTATTATAATGATAGATGTAGTCATGATATCGAAAATACTTAGTTCGGttctttaattttcaaattggtTGATTATTcgatttatgaaaatatgaaaatttttaaCTTTGTAGAACTCTTAAAAGTATTGTCCCAAAATGTAGTGTATCTGGCTTGTAGAACCCCTAAGAGTATTGCCTCAAAATTTAGTGTCTCTAGTTTATATAGTCGCTGAGATTTGAGTGTTTAAGTgaatggacagacagacagacagacagatgtgATTATACAATGTATAACATTATTACACACAGTTTCAGTAACCACATAATTTTAACACCTTTCTGAACAAAGTTGGTTAGCGAGTTTAGTTTTGGTAGCGCTATAGATCGATCGCATAAAATGACATATAGTAATTCCAGCTTTTACAATTTCCCCATTGCGacaattttgcatttctcattttagaaacaacgacaaccagACAAAAAAGTGCGAcaaaacggcaacaacaacaacaacaacagcaagcgaGCATAGTATCGACTATTCGCACAATTACAATTGCAAAATCTTGTGTGTACAAtaatagtatagtatagtataccatatagtacagacacacacacacacatacagtcacGCACATAGCgaacacatgcatatgtatgcagTTGGCGGCAACATGcttagtatatattttgaatggttgCGCTTTATATTGGCCTCCGAATGTGTCTAGCTTCAATAGCAGGCCAGGGTCATGCGACACCGGGGAGGAAAACTAACGCGAACCGACgcaaggcacacacacatacagacacacgcTAACACATGCATAGCtaacgcgtgtgtgtgtgtgcccgtTATCGGAAGAAAACGCCAAAAGCTTTACAGcactcacaaacacagacacacacatgcacaaccAGACAGAGgcaaaacgaaacaaatttGCGCTCGCGTTCATTGCCTTTGCAAAACTTTTAGATCTGCTGcgctcgctctttctctctctctctctgctgcgctctctctctgctctcttATGGCATTAGAAGAGCAATAgacgaaatgcaaaaaaaaggcTTTTTGCGGTTTAATTGATTGCATATAGGAAGACAACAAATGCAGCATTGAAGTCCAGTTGAgcgcaaacaacaaaaacacaaaaagttcAGCTCTCAGGGctcttttaatttcttttttttgtgtagaatatttgtttgtacttttatttttatatatttcggCAAAAATTGTGAGGTGAGGTTGGTCAGTGACGTGccgaaaatttattgaaatatgcGATTAATCTTTTAGTGCAAACTAACTTCTATCCAGAATATcgtttacaaaattatacataaaacaaaaggTTACACTTAAATTTATGACAtgttatttgatatttgcGACTCGaccatgaaaatgaaaaatctcCCCCCGAAAACGAGATGAGAGATCCTCTCTCAGAGACTTATGATCTCGGCTTGAAATGATAATTTATAAGCTTGTCACTAACGTGTCGAAGGTCTCACCCATCATTTGAATTGCCAATCTATGGTTTTTCGCCTCGATTAGCCGctacaaaagccaaaagaagtcagaaacaacaacagcaacaaaatagccaaaatcaaatcgaaaaaaaaaacaaaaaaagaaaaaactatatgtatttaagcataaataatattaataaattttgcgcCGTTGTTagcagttttttttattgtgcggTTTTTGTGAGTCGCTTCTTTTGTatcgaattttaattattggtaaattgtattattgaagcaaaaaatagaagacgaaaaactgaaataaagtGGGACATTGCTCTGACTCTGCTGTTGACTCGCAACGAAGAGCTGTAATCGGACTCCcgcaaataaagaataaatatagtaCATACTCTTGTAGCACATTTTGTGTTGCTAAATCgaaattcggcaaaatttggTGTGACGACAAAAATGAATCATAATTCTATTGTAAgtgacaaatgcaaattaaggtaataagtaataagctTGCGATccttgcaaaaatattaatttttaaatgagtGGCGATTCAAATGAATCATTTGTATTAAAAGGCCagtaagaaataaaaatcaaattaaattattagtaTTGAAAAGTTGCAgtagaaaaaaattttaataattatttaaattattcgtgttggaaatataaaattgaaaataaaaataaattaaaacgaaTTATTAGTTTAGaagcaaatataaaagttaaaaatgaaggttataatagaaattaaataaaaacacacgcTTGggatattttcttaaaaaataatcataagcttttaaaattaaacaggataatttgcaattttaattaaatctttttaatataataatatcttGTAATATCTttattacaacaaaatttagtttaatgaaatgaaaatgcaaaagttcaaaataaagggtataataaataaaataaataaaataaatcaaccTTGCGattttttcttcaaaataataatttcttattaaaatttaaattaaaatgcaataacaaGAATTATATGAGACGATTAACatgaaaatttagttttatgaaataaaaatgcagaagctcaaaatgaatattataataataaaaaaaaaggaaatcaaCTTTGCCATCTTTTCAtcaaaataatcattatttattaaaattaaacatgaaaagttgcaaaatgaaaaagaaattatttcaattttatgtgacgattaatatgaaaatgtaatataaaagTGGCTGCAATCCttgcaaaaaattgtaatacatATGTGTGACACTAAAAAACTGATCATTagttttggaaaatgaaattaaatcaagCTTGCGATCCTTGCTTGGCTAGCGAGCAACAAtcgaaatattaattaaaatgccgTGGCTTCTCCAGATCACATGACTCATGCCATTCACCAcacaattgtttgtttttctttttaaattactgATATTTTCCTGCACTTTCATGCCATATactacatatagtatatatagtataacagGCAAGCACATACTACATGATGATGACGAAATGTGAGCATAGAAAgctttttcattatttgtgtattttgccTCTTTGCAATTCGCTTCCTGcatttttgcactttgtatatattttttttctcctcTTTTCTCGAATGCAACACTGCAGTAATCGAAATAATCGATTACGATAGACGCTCGATAGAATTCTAGAAAGCTGTCGCAGGCgtacgctgcgtatgcgcaatatgtTATATGTAGTTTTCTTACCATTTGAAGCAAAAGTAATCCAATTGGTCGTATATCCATTATGTTACAGCCAGTTAATGTTTGATATTTGATTATAGTTTTGTACTAAATATAGTTGCACTACACACAATGCACAAGCTGCTGCCTGGCAAAATtgctatatgtatatataaaaacgaTTGtaaatattgcgtatacgtatttaaGATCTACGATCTATGTAcgataaaaacacacactttttgaggcactggttgttgttgttgttgctgttgtcgttgttgttgctattgggGCAGTGGGCGGTGGGCGTGTTGGAAGTCGGGACGTTATGTCAAAATACAATTACACAAGACATTTGCCAAGATTTCATGGCATTTTGGCAGTATAAATACGAATGCTGATaaattcagattcagattgcAGCTTTCATTTGTAAGCACTCACACACTATTCATAACTATTGCacttatttgattatttgattttgtattatttaaggCAGTTTAGAGACAGAGAATGTAACGAGGATGCGCCCGGCTGCGCTGTCAGGCTTGCTGGAGCAAATTCATTTCGGCTAATTAGCAACGCGTCGTCGACAGTGACAgcgacagagagtgagagatggGTGCGGGGGAAAAGGGGGGCAGCGACGCGCGCGTTCACGCTGCAGTTTACAATTACGTTTGGCAATTGATTTTGCTTTGCGAAGgtttttgttgtaatattttttgtgtttgctgctgctggtgatcgactattgttgttggtgttgttgttattattgttgttgctgtgtatATTTGCCCTCTGCGGAATTTGCGACCGTCCGTTACAGCAGTCAGATGAAGACTAAACGCAAGCGAACGCGTTATTTTTGCACACAGCAGTGCACTGtggctcacacacacacaaacacatacagatacagtCACAGTCATACAGTGAGCAACGTTCACAGTGGCAGAGACACGCGCGCGGCTGCTCAAGTTCATGCTCTGAACTTCAAAGCTCAGTTACCTTCATGCACGTTCCTctgctgtatgtgtgtgtgcgagtgagcATAAACGTAAATGCGCTCACTAAGCGAGAGTcactgtgtgtctgtgtgtaagAGAGAGCGAGGTAGTGAGAGTGTAACAACATGACACACACGTTGTCGCTTTTGCACTTAAGAGAGCGAAAGTGTTATTGCAGTGCAATGAGACTGCATTACAAGCAAAGAGCAGAAATAAAGAGAGAGTCAGATTatcagtgtgtgtgcatccttttttaatatgcatactatcaaaacatacaaaaaatgagGTGTTTAAACTTAAAAAGCGTGCCAAACATGGTggcttttttcttcttttctttagTAATACAAATGCCAAATCGAGAAACTGTCGTCTTATGTGGTCTTCAGTGAGGTCGGCACTTTGGGCAAGCCAAACTCATCCGTTTCAATGGTAGACTGTGAGTGAAGGGAAATTAATTAGAAATCTATGAAAACTAAacagcttaaatatttttattaccttGCTTGGTGGCTTAATGCTATCAGCACCTGGCTCTCTGTCTGGAGCCTCTGGCGCCTTGACAACATCATCCAAATAGCTGGAATCGTCGTCGAGCGCCATCTCATCGCCCAAAGCATCGAGTTCGGCCTGCAAATCATCGTCGTCCACCTCGGGCATGCCATAGGTGCGTCCCATAGCCTCCTGCACTTCGTCGGCCTGTTCCAGCATATCAGCCATATCATCTTGAATATCCTGcaaggaaaatatatattaggATACAGTTAATATCTCTATTACTTAATTACTTACTTCGATTTGATCGATATTGATCTTTTTGTATTCCGTTTTCATCTGCTTGACGCCATCCTTCATGGCCGCAACTGTGGCCTGAGTATCCTTAAGCGATTGAGCGGCATAGTTCGCCTGCTCCATGTTGAAGGATTGATTGCGCAGAGATTCAGCTTGTTGTTCATAGCTGCAAAGCAATTGAGATCCGTATATTAAGACACTTTGATACCATGCTGTGAATTTTATTGTACTTACGCCTTCTTTTGTTTGAGCACTCGCAGTGCTTTTTGTTTCACCGAATTTTTCGCTGGCCCTTCACGCATTTTGCTCATTTGCTCGCGATATTTGCGCAGCTCTGTTTCCAATTTCGCAATCTTTTCCTCAATATTGGTAGCCCTTGCATCCACCTGTGCGACATTAAAATTCAGCGAGACTCATAAAACCAAAATCCAATTAAAACATCTAATTCAACTTACGCCTTGAATGCAGTCATTTAGACTTGGTCCAGGCTCCTTGGGCTTGCCGCGTCCAAACAGGCGattcattttattgctttttgctAAATATAGACCAAAAAATTAAGGAGTTAGACGAAAAATTTGCGTCGAATTTTGTTTGATGactaatttacttttttttgtccAATTTGTAAACAGCTGTGGTGAAGAAATATCGACGAtgctatcgatatatcgataagtTTTCAAACCTcgagttttttgtttgcagcgCGAcaataacattatttttattaattattaaataattattattgtatacatttCTACTCACAAAAAAGCTTTGTCTTTTTCTCTTGAGCGAGATAGCCTTCCTCATAATCACCACCTGGCTATACTTTTCCTGGTATATTTGTAGCGTACGCGTGGCAATAGGCGCGTTATTTGAAACCCCCCGTCGCATCCGGGTTCTTATATTCTAGATGCCCACCAGAAGACTACTTTCACATGTGTTTCAATAAGAGATCAAACTACTATTATAAAAACTTGCCaataatatgatatttaaaacGCGAAACCACTTCTGTCCAGAACCaatgtagtattttatataccaaaaatgtaaCGGTCTTACTGTAAAAATATCGGAATACAGTGTGCGAGCACTGTAAAGTTCCAGTAGCAGAAACTGTTAAGTGTTTGTACGAGGAAGGCAACTCTGTGCGAGAGTTGCCCCAGTCGCAATTCGGATTTTTTCTATAAAAGCAAGCGCgcatgttgcagttgcaacaaatattagatttttttaGTTTCGCGAGCAACCGAGAAGTGGCCAAATATGTTATGAAAACCAACTGCAAACGTATTATCGACAACCTAAGGGCAACTACGTAGTGtttaagcaaaagaaaaatgaaagttATAAGCAGtgctaaaaatattcaaagagCAACAACGACGCCGTGAACTGTTCGAGTGtcttcgtgtgtgtgtggtgtgatattaaagaatattttgcgaatgtgtgcgtgtgtgttgcctTAATTCAATTGGCGAAAACTCAATAATTGCACACAGAAGCCGCAGCAAAGGTCGTTGTCGTCATTCCCCCTCCGGCTGCCCTTTGACGTCAGCAGCTGCGTCACAGTCAGCTGGCTAAACGATGTCCCATTGAGCCAAAACCATAAAACGAAGGCGAAAGCATCATCATGGATAGCTCCATGTACTACAAAGCTTTAGGCGACCGAGCAGCTGATAGTAATGccattgcaacaacaactacagaggCTGCTTTGGTTAGCAATACGGCAACGCCACGCGCCGAGGATGGCGTCTCCATGGACAATTTCTACCCGGCGTTGGTGCAGTGCTTTGGCATTATCATCTGTGGGTAGGTAGTGGGAGTGCGTGCAAGAGGGATGGGGATAAGTGTGTGCGCCCACGCGTGCACCTTGAACTTTTGGCAAAAATATCTATGTGTGGGTGGGTGTATTTCAtctatttgttattatttgcgTCTCGCTCATTATCAGGTTTTTGTGCTCTACTAGTTTActctgttgttattgtttggtttgtttgaTTGTTGATTGTTTATTGGTCACGCGCTCGTTCAATGACCGgtttgatttcatttgttgttgttgttattgctgtgcGTCTCTCATTTCCTTGATTTTTAGCAAAAGTGCAAAAGAGAAACCAAAGCACGCACACTCGACtgaattatgtttaattaatgaattctTCTCGTTGGGggtttcaattgtttttgccGCGCGTTTTCCCCATGACTCAGACACAGACAGTCGGATATCCCCCTCCAAAGTTGgaaagttgctgctgcattttgatattaattaaatcaaaagcTGTGGAGATGAATTAAATGTTGGTCATAAATCGTTGCTCATTTTGCAGTGCACAAAACCGTGAAGCGTGAAAATTGCTGTCAAACCGACAGTTAAAAAAATGATAGTAGTAGCAAAAAATATTGCGGCACGGCAACcaaaatgacaaatgatattatgcaaaataaaacacaacaattacaatgcaaaatcaacaacaacaacaacaaaaaatactagtTACATTTTAAAGGCTCCCCGCTTAGAAAATTAGTATTTGCGTTTAGTTTGTAATTGCTGCAATAAGCGAAAGTAAAAACGTTTAGAGAGTGAGATAAatgcagtaacaacaacaacaacaa
This is a stretch of genomic DNA from Drosophila albomicans strain 15112-1751.03 chromosome 3, ASM965048v2, whole genome shotgun sequence. It encodes these proteins:
- the LOC117567952 gene encoding charged multivesicular body protein 5, yielding MNRLFGRGKPKEPGPSLNDCIQGVDARATNIEEKIAKLETELRKYREQMSKMREGPAKNSVKQKALRVLKQKKAYEQQAESLRNQSFNMEQANYAAQSLKDTQATVAAMKDGVKQMKTEYKKINIDQIEDIQDDMADMLEQADEVQEAMGRTYGMPEVDDDDLQAELDALGDEMALDDDSSYLDDVVKAPEAPDREPGADSIKPPSKSTIETDEFGLPKVPTSLKTT